In Streptomyces pluripotens, the genomic window TCCGTACGGCCCGATGCCCGGACGCGTCGAACCGCTCGTCGTGGAGTCGGCGAGCGGGGTCAGGCTGCGGCTCGCGGACGGCTCGGGCGAGCTGGTGGACGGCATGTCGTCGTGGTGGTCGGCCATTCACGGCTACAACCACCCGGTCCTCAACGAGGCGGCACACGGGCAACTGGGCCGGATGAGCCACGTCATGTTCGGCGGGCTCACCCACGAGCCCGCCGTACGGCTCGCGAAGCTCTTGGTCGACATGTCACCGGCCGGCTTGGAACACGTGTTCCTCGCCGACTCCGGCTCGGTGTCGGTCGAGGTCGCGGTGAAGATGTGCCTGCAGTACTGGCGCTCGCTCCGCCGGCCCGACAAGCAGCGGCTGCTCACCTGGCGGGGCGGTTACCACGGCGACACCTGGCATCCGATGTCGGTGTGTGACCCCGAGGGCGGGATGCACGAGCTGTGGTCCGGCGTGCTGCCGCGCCAGGTCTTCGCGGACGCGCCGCCCGCACCGTACGAGGAGTCGTACGCGGAGCACCTGCGGGAGCTGATCGGGCGGCACGCCGACGAGCTGGCCGCGGTGGTCGTGGAGCCGGTGGTGCAGGGCGCGGGCGGTATGCGTTTCCACTCCCCCGACTATTTGCGGGTGCTGCGCGAGGCGTGCGACGCGCACGACGTGCTGCTGGTGTTCGACGAGATCGCCACCGGTTTCGGCCGGACTGGAGCGCTGTTCGCCGCGGACCACGCGGGCGTCACCCCGGATGTGATGTGCGTGGGCAAGGCACTGACGGGTGGCTATCTGACCATGGCGGCCACGCTGTGCACC contains:
- a CDS encoding adenosylmethionine--8-amino-7-oxononanoate transaminase; its protein translation is MPDLPHRSVPELLELDRQHVWHPYGPMPGRVEPLVVESASGVRLRLADGSGELVDGMSSWWSAIHGYNHPVLNEAAHGQLGRMSHVMFGGLTHEPAVRLAKLLVDMSPAGLEHVFLADSGSVSVEVAVKMCLQYWRSLRRPDKQRLLTWRGGYHGDTWHPMSVCDPEGGMHELWSGVLPRQVFADAPPAPYEESYAEHLRELIGRHADELAAVVVEPVVQGAGGMRFHSPDYLRVLREACDAHDVLLVFDEIATGFGRTGALFAADHAGVTPDVMCVGKALTGGYLTMAATLCTARVADGISRGEVPVLAHGPTFMGNPLAAAVACASVELLLGQDWRSEVERIEAGLSAGLAPARAVPGVRDVRVLGAIGVVQVDHEVDVAAATAAAVREGVWLRPFRDLVYTMPPYVTADADVARIARAVCAAAREG